From Ruminococcus sp. HUN007, a single genomic window includes:
- a CDS encoding IS5 family transposase — MNGQLSFSDMEYSLRKRQGKKEAFLNRMEEIIPWDSWIQIIAPYYPSGNHGRPVKGIETMLRMYLLQDWFNLSDEGVEDAIYDSYAMRKFMKINFMHEQVPDATTLLKFRHLLEEHNIGDAIFKDVNDRLEKAGLIMHGGTIVDATIIAAPSSTKNAKGERDPEMHQTKKGNQWYHGMKVHAGVDAGTGYVHTITGTAANVHDSTEASKLIRNDDEIMYGDSGYLGVPAQNAIKQDEHHKNMKFEINKRPSSLKTSDDYNGINWDKKMEHDKSSVRCKVEHAFLIVKNTFGYSKVAYKGIKKNMNRFNFLFASANLLMCSRAGRTAEFCKG; from the coding sequence ATGAACGGACAGTTAAGTTTCAGCGATATGGAATATTCCCTTAGAAAGCGTCAGGGAAAAAAAGAAGCGTTTCTTAATAGAATGGAAGAGATAATTCCATGGGATTCATGGATTCAGATAATCGCTCCTTACTATCCGTCAGGTAATCATGGCAGACCTGTAAAAGGTATCGAGACCATGCTTAGAATGTATCTTCTTCAGGATTGGTTCAATCTATCAGATGAAGGTGTCGAAGATGCTATTTATGATAGCTATGCAATGAGAAAATTCATGAAAATAAATTTTATGCATGAACAAGTTCCGGATGCAACAACATTACTGAAGTTTCGACATCTTCTTGAAGAACATAATATCGGCGACGCTATTTTCAAGGACGTTAATGATCGACTTGAAAAGGCAGGACTTATCATGCATGGTGGTACAATTGTTGACGCAACAATAATTGCAGCACCAAGTTCAACAAAGAATGCCAAGGGAGAACGTGATCCTGAAATGCATCAGACTAAGAAAGGCAATCAGTGGTATCATGGAATGAAGGTACATGCTGGAGTAGATGCTGGAACAGGATATGTGCATACAATAACCGGAACAGCGGCAAATGTGCATGATTCCACTGAAGCATCTAAGCTTATTCGCAATGATGATGAAATAATGTACGGCGATTCTGGTTATCTTGGTGTTCCGGCACAGAATGCCATAAAACAGGATGAGCATCATAAAAACATGAAGTTTGAAATCAATAAAAGACCGTCAAGTTTAAAAACCTCAGATGACTATAACGGTATTAACTGGGATAAAAAGATGGAGCATGATAAGTCATCAGTAAGATGCAAAGTGGAACATGCTTTCCTCATTGTAAAGAATACATTTGGATACTCAAAAGTAGCATACAAAGGAATAAAAAAGAACATGAATAGATTCAATTTTCTATTCGCATCAGCAAATTTGCTGATGTGTTCTCGTGCAGGAAGAACTGCAGAATTTTGCAAGGGGTAA
- a CDS encoding VWA domain-containing protein, which yields MIYAPFGTVEITANNLNLNNVVIIANKIIMNCPSVNANANNELLEFIGDTTEPIYVPVEEYQYLDDTDEDKLPDIIEKQIGTNPLNPDTDADGLPDGYEKYTTLTDPLIVDTDHNDIDDGNEDFDNDGLNNIYEYISETNPWILDSDEDTLLDGEEVMNYNSSPCLKDTDNDGLDDDDEVTLGTDINNPDSNGNGILDGDEKFNQSFTFINNNEESVITKVSIASECTGNINKTTVVEDISESDSICAGVEGLLGEPFSIETTSNFESATLTFEIDKALLKDVDFEDIMFLWYNESDYKFEELETTYDFNNSSVSIETTHFSKYMIVDKESWLKAWNKELNYTSSNYEQSKCYSVLAIDCSGSMYNNDYIDNNNCKRAEAVKNFINTMDSDDKAAIITFDDNTTVEVELTDNKDKLLEATKSFYHSGGTNFNNAIETATELLQNSSGSTRKNIILLSDGGSSLSEDIKKLLQMLILKYTPLVLEIVMTTHLMKYLRILTENLPRPILQMNY from the coding sequence TTGATATATGCTCCATTTGGAACAGTTGAAATCACGGCAAACAACCTCAATTTGAACAATGTGGTTATAATTGCAAACAAAATAATTATGAATTGTCCAAGCGTCAACGCAAATGCAAACAATGAATTACTTGAATTTATTGGCGATACGACAGAACCTATATATGTCCCTGTCGAAGAGTATCAGTATTTAGATGATACTGATGAAGACAAATTACCTGACATAATAGAGAAACAAATTGGTACAAACCCTTTGAACCCTGACACTGATGCTGACGGATTACCAGATGGTTATGAAAAATATACAACACTTACAGATCCACTGATTGTTGATACTGATCATAATGATATTGATGACGGAAACGAGGATTTTGATAACGACGGATTAAACAATATTTATGAATACATATCAGAAACTAATCCATGGATACTTGATTCAGATGAAGATACTCTCCTCGATGGCGAAGAAGTAATGAACTACAATTCTTCTCCTTGTTTAAAAGATACTGATAATGATGGGCTAGATGATGACGATGAAGTAACTTTAGGTACAGACATAAATAATCCTGATTCTAATGGAAATGGTATTTTAGATGGTGATGAAAAATTCAATCAGTCATTTACATTTATTAATAATAATGAAGAAAGTGTAATTACTAAAGTTTCAATCGCTTCTGAATGTACAGGTAATATAAACAAAACTACAGTTGTTGAGGACATTTCTGAATCAGATTCAATATGTGCAGGTGTAGAAGGATTATTGGGCGAACCATTTTCCATAGAAACAACATCAAATTTTGAATCTGCTACATTAACTTTTGAAATTGATAAAGCATTACTTAAAGATGTAGATTTTGAAGATATCATGTTTTTGTGGTACAATGAATCAGATTACAAATTTGAAGAACTTGAGACAACATATGATTTTAATAATAGTTCAGTTAGCATAGAAACAACTCATTTTAGTAAGTATATGATTGTTGATAAAGAGTCTTGGTTAAAAGCATGGAATAAAGAATTAAACTATACTTCTTCAAATTATGAACAATCTAAATGTTATTCTGTTTTAGCGATTGATTGTTCTGGAAGTATGTATAATAACGATTATATAGACAATAATAATTGTAAACGTGCTGAAGCAGTTAAAAATTTCATAAACACTATGGATTCAGATGATAAAGCTGCGATAATTACTTTTGATGACAATACTACTGTAGAGGTTGAATTAACTGATAATAAAGATAAGTTATTAGAAGCTACAAAAAGCTTTTATCATAGTGGCGGAACAAACTTCAATAACGCTATAGAAACCGCAACAGAGCTGTTGCAAAACTCATCAGGAAGTACACGAAAAAATATTATATTACTTTCTGACGGTGGTTCAAGTTTATCTGAAGATATAAAAAAGCTGCTGCAGATGCTCATATTAAAATACACACCATTGGTCTTGGAAATAGTGATGACTACACACTTAATGAAATATCTTCGTATACTAACGGAAAATTTACCAAGGCCTATACTGCAGATGAACTATTGA
- a CDS encoding AAA-like domain-containing protein produces the protein MRCFNTTALCRPDKHYMVDISARIEKIKELVDAGKYFTINRARQYGKTTTLRALRNELQSEYNVIALSFEGLTKANFADEYTFVRAFCRLLKKNSKSYMLLPDSVKQQIDGFLLRRDDKAEMDELFIALNEWCGISDKPVVMVIDEVDSASDNQVFLDFLGLLREGYISREADDIPAFHSVILAGVTDVKHLKGKIRPDADQKENSPWNIAADFDIDMSLPENGIKGMLDEYESDHHTGMDTAYMAKLIWEQTSGYPFLVSRLCQLIDEKVSAEMPLCDAWTKNGFLEALKLILSESNTLFQTITKNLNLHPALKDAIRSILMEGIKLTYNSDQDDIVKMEMYGLIRNDHNCVRVANRIFETRLYNLFLSDAELRNSIFYNSSELEKNRFIRNGKLDMQAIFLGFIKTYDQVVEKLVDRFKEGEGREFFLLYLKPIINGTGNFYIEAQTRDQLRTDVIVDYLGEQYIIELKIWHGPRYNEEGEKQICEYLDRFDLQTGYMLSFNFNDKKEQGVKEYLIDGKKLIEATV, from the coding sequence ATGCGATGCTTCAATACAACGGCTCTGTGCAGACCGGACAAGCATTATATGGTTGATATTTCTGCAAGAATAGAAAAAATCAAAGAGCTGGTCGATGCGGGAAAATATTTTACGATCAACAGGGCGCGGCAGTACGGAAAGACAACTACATTAAGAGCGCTTCGGAATGAACTGCAAAGTGAGTACAATGTTATAGCTTTGAGTTTTGAAGGCCTGACTAAGGCAAATTTTGCTGATGAATACACTTTTGTCAGGGCTTTCTGCAGACTTTTAAAGAAGAACAGCAAATCATATATGCTGCTGCCTGATTCTGTAAAGCAGCAGATCGACGGATTTTTACTGCGCCGGGATGACAAAGCAGAAATGGACGAGCTGTTTATAGCGCTGAACGAATGGTGCGGGATTTCTGACAAGCCTGTTGTCATGGTCATAGATGAGGTTGACAGTGCCTCCGATAATCAGGTCTTTCTCGATTTTCTCGGTTTGCTGCGTGAAGGATATATCAGCAGAGAGGCAGATGATATTCCGGCTTTTCATTCTGTTATTCTTGCCGGGGTTACGGATGTAAAACATCTTAAGGGAAAAATCAGACCGGATGCTGATCAGAAAGAGAACAGTCCGTGGAATATCGCCGCTGATTTTGATATAGACATGAGTCTTCCGGAGAACGGCATCAAAGGAATGCTTGATGAATATGAATCAGATCATCATACGGGTATGGATACTGCATATATGGCAAAGCTCATCTGGGAGCAGACAAGCGGATATCCGTTCCTTGTGAGCCGCTTATGTCAGCTGATTGATGAGAAAGTTTCGGCTGAAATGCCGCTTTGTGATGCGTGGACCAAAAATGGTTTCTTAGAGGCTCTGAAGCTGATACTTTCAGAAAGCAATACTCTGTTTCAGACAATAACCAAAAACCTGAATCTGCATCCGGCTCTTAAAGATGCCATAAGAAGTATTCTGATGGAAGGTATAAAACTTACATATAACTCCGATCAGGATGATATTGTGAAAATGGAGATGTACGGACTTATCAGAAATGATCACAACTGTGTAAGAGTTGCTAACCGTATATTCGAAACAAGGCTTTATAATCTTTTCCTTTCAGATGCTGAACTGAGAAACAGTATTTTCTATAACAGCAGTGAACTGGAGAAAAACCGTTTTATCAGAAACGGAAAGCTTGACATGCAGGCAATATTCCTCGGATTTATAAAGACCTATGATCAGGTAGTTGAGAAACTGGTGGATAGGTTTAAGGAGGGGGAAGGACGTGAATTTTTCCTTCTTTATTTAAAACCGATCATCAACGGAACCGGAAATTTTTATATTGAGGCACAGACCAGAGATCAGCTGAGAACAGATGTTATCGTTGATTATCTGGGAGAACAGTATATTATCGAGCTGAAAATATGGCACGGTCCGCGTTATAACGAAGAAGGGGAAAAACAGATCTGCGAGTATCTGGACAGATTTGACCTTCAGACCGGATATATGCTGAGTTTTAATTTTAATGATAAAAAAGAACAGGGCGTAAAGGAATATCTTATTGACGGAAAGAAACTGATCGAAGCTACTGTGTAA
- a CDS encoding cellulase family glycosylhydrolase, producing the protein MSIFKRLISAVCAVAVAGTFSFSYANGNAGETKLNAAVDSNNDDWLHAKGSRLYDMNENEVWLTGANWFGFNCNEACPHYLWSADADDCLTEIADRGINIIRFPISTELIVSWMNGKPNPVNSFSANADPAFTINADFCEADGKTPVDSMQVFDIMMRKCKEHGIKAFIDIHSPHTDNSGHNYNLWYGKAGVTTDVWIDSLVWLADKYKNDDTLIAFDLKNEPHGKGQEGKEAAKWDGSKDENNWAYAATKCAEAILDVNPKALILVEGVEQSMSGAMEGDYWGMPDRRDNSPYIGAWWGGNFRGAREFPIKPKQGTSQIVYSPHDYGPSVYAQTWFEKDFTEKTLLDDYWYDTWAYINAEDIGPELIGEWGGHMDGKENQKWMTLLRDYMIKHHINHTFWCLNTNSGDTGGLWDDLGFQAGKGTTIKWNEPKYELFEEALWQTKSGKYIGLDHQVALGKNGISLNDYYANYAASEGSNLDGGKTSSGKPVDSTPAPTKEPTKAPASPSPTASASPTASPTSAPTATPTATPTASPTVTPTVTPTATPTVTPTVQPSPTVKPTESASPKPTESPKPTESPKPTEEPNAEKTPDKPKESPTPGVTRPTEKPETVVYGDVNGDEKVDITDLSVVALNLVDKKPFDAEQTKRGDVDGDGKVTLQDLATIRQFVSKKIDKLGPQ; encoded by the coding sequence ATGAGTATTTTTAAGAGGCTTATTTCAGCTGTGTGTGCTGTTGCAGTGGCAGGCACATTCAGCTTCTCGTATGCAAACGGCAATGCGGGAGAAACAAAACTTAATGCTGCAGTGGATTCAAACAACGATGACTGGCTCCACGCAAAGGGCAGCAGACTTTACGACATGAACGAGAACGAGGTATGGCTCACAGGTGCCAACTGGTTCGGATTCAACTGTAACGAAGCCTGCCCGCACTATCTCTGGAGCGCTGATGCTGATGACTGTCTTACAGAGATCGCTGACCGCGGTATCAACATCATTCGTTTCCCTATTTCAACTGAGCTTATCGTTTCATGGATGAACGGCAAGCCGAATCCGGTAAACAGTTTCTCTGCAAACGCAGATCCTGCATTCACTATCAATGCTGATTTCTGTGAAGCAGACGGCAAGACTCCTGTTGACAGTATGCAGGTATTCGATATCATGATGAGAAAGTGCAAGGAGCACGGTATCAAGGCATTTATCGATATCCACAGCCCGCACACAGACAACTCAGGTCACAACTACAATCTCTGGTACGGCAAGGCAGGCGTAACAACAGACGTATGGATCGACTCACTCGTATGGCTTGCTGACAAATACAAGAACGACGATACACTTATTGCTTTCGACCTTAAGAACGAACCTCACGGAAAGGGTCAGGAAGGCAAGGAAGCTGCAAAGTGGGACGGCTCAAAAGACGAAAACAACTGGGCTTATGCAGCTACAAAGTGTGCTGAAGCTATCCTCGACGTAAACCCTAAGGCACTTATCCTCGTTGAAGGTGTTGAACAGTCAATGAGCGGTGCTATGGAAGGCGACTACTGGGGCATGCCTGACAGACGTGACAACTCACCGTACATCGGTGCATGGTGGGGCGGTAACTTCCGCGGTGCAAGAGAATTCCCTATCAAGCCTAAGCAGGGTACATCACAGATAGTTTACTCACCTCATGACTACGGCCCGTCAGTATATGCTCAGACATGGTTCGAAAAGGACTTTACTGAAAAGACACTTCTCGATGACTACTGGTACGATACATGGGCATATATCAATGCTGAAGATATCGGTCCTGAACTCATCGGTGAATGGGGCGGACACATGGACGGTAAGGAAAACCAGAAGTGGATGACTCTTCTCCGTGACTACATGATCAAGCATCACATCAACCACACATTCTGGTGCCTCAATACAAACTCAGGTGATACAGGCGGACTCTGGGACGATCTCGGATTCCAGGCAGGCAAGGGTACAACTATCAAGTGGAACGAACCTAAGTACGAACTCTTCGAGGAAGCTCTCTGGCAGACAAAGAGCGGCAAGTACATCGGTCTTGACCACCAGGTAGCACTTGGCAAGAACGGTATTTCACTTAACGACTACTACGCTAACTACGCAGCAAGCGAAGGAAGCAACCTCGACGGCGGTAAGACTTCATCAGGCAAGCCTGTTGATTCAACACCGGCACCTACAAAGGAACCTACAAAGGCACCTGCAAGTCCTTCACCGACAGCAAGTGCAAGTCCTACAGCTTCACCGACATCTGCACCTACAGCGACACCAACTGCCACACCAACTGCTTCACCTACAGTTACACCAACTGTTACTCCAACAGCAACACCAACAGTTACACCTACAGTGCAGCCTTCACCGACTGTAAAGCCGACAGAATCTGCTTCTCCAAAGCCAACAGAATCACCAAAGCCGACAGAGAGCCCTAAGCCGACTGAAGAGCCGAATGCAGAGAAGACTCCTGACAAGCCGAAGGAATCACCGACACCTGGTGTAACAAGACCAACTGAAAAGCCTGAAACAGTTGTTTACGGTGACGTAAACGGTGATGAAAAGGTAGATATCACAGACCTTTCAGTTGTAGCACTTAACCTCGTTGACAAGAAGCCTTTTGATGCTGAACAGACAAAGAGAGGCGACGTTGACGGAGACGGAAAGGTAACACTTCAGGATCTCGCAACGATCAGACAGTTTGTTTCAAAGAAGATCGACAAGCTCGGTCCTCAGTAA
- a CDS encoding cellulase family glycosylhydrolase — protein MGLFKKTTAVLCLAAVAGTCFGGYSPASEKVNDTAFAAVDDSGDDWLHTKGSRIYDMNGNEVWLTGANWFGLNCSENAPHGLYARDVDDMLQSIADHGINIIRFPISTELLLSWMDGEPLPVSSVQASYNPPKDEVGEDGTVTPAGKYGNINRDFCEADGKTLKNSMEIFDIIMQKMKKYGIKALVDVHSPASHNSGHNYNLWYYEPTAEDCDGMATGHFSGKEITWDNWKDSITWLAEKYANDDTILAYDLKNEPHGKRGYDGSSCPANMAKWDDSTDKNNWKYSSEECAKSILKVNPHALILIEGIEQSPRFDRNATWNTADVFQPKAGEEKWYGAWWGGNLRGVKDLPVLPESGQIVYSPHDYGPSVYAQSWFDKDFSTETLLDDYWRDTWAYINSDEIAPLLIGEWGGHMDDGPNQKWMELLRDYMIDHHINHTFWCLNPNSGDTGGLLDTQFNNWDEAKYGLFEKSLWQTSSSGKYVGLDHQVALGKNGVSLNDFYSSYANSEGSNLDGGKKSDGKPVDSTPASPKPTESPKPTESPKPTESPKPTESPKPTESPKPTESPKPTESPKPTETPNPSEKAVYGDVNEDGKVDVTDLSTLALSLVDKKELKGNAFTNADVDGDGKVGLTDLATIRQYISKKIDKLGV, from the coding sequence ATGGGTTTATTTAAGAAAACTACAGCTGTTCTTTGTCTTGCAGCTGTTGCAGGTACCTGCTTCGGCGGATATTCACCTGCATCTGAAAAGGTAAATGACACAGCTTTTGCTGCAGTCGATGACAGCGGTGATGACTGGCTCCATACAAAAGGAAGCCGTATTTACGACATGAACGGAAATGAAGTATGGCTTACCGGTGCAAACTGGTTCGGTCTTAACTGTTCGGAAAACGCACCTCACGGTCTTTATGCAAGAGACGTTGATGACATGCTTCAGAGTATCGCAGATCACGGTATCAACATCATCCGTTTCCCTATCTCAACTGAGCTCCTGCTTTCATGGATGGACGGAGAACCGCTTCCGGTAAGCTCGGTTCAGGCAAGCTACAATCCTCCTAAGGATGAAGTAGGCGAAGACGGTACAGTTACTCCTGCCGGCAAGTACGGCAACATCAACCGTGATTTCTGTGAAGCAGACGGCAAGACTCTGAAGAATTCAATGGAGATCTTCGACATAATCATGCAGAAGATGAAGAAGTACGGCATCAAGGCGCTTGTTGACGTACACAGTCCGGCTTCACACAATTCAGGACACAACTACAATCTCTGGTACTACGAACCGACAGCCGAGGACTGCGACGGTATGGCTACCGGACATTTCTCAGGCAAGGAGATCACATGGGACAACTGGAAGGATTCCATCACATGGCTTGCTGAAAAGTACGCAAATGACGATACCATCCTCGCATACGACCTGAAGAATGAACCTCACGGAAAGCGCGGTTACGACGGCAGCAGCTGCCCTGCAAACATGGCAAAGTGGGATGATTCTACAGACAAGAACAACTGGAAATACTCTTCCGAAGAGTGCGCAAAGTCGATCCTCAAGGTAAATCCGCATGCACTCATCCTCATCGAAGGTATTGAACAGTCACCAAGATTCGACAGAAATGCTACATGGAATACTGCAGACGTATTCCAGCCTAAGGCAGGCGAGGAAAAGTGGTACGGCGCATGGTGGGGCGGTAACCTCCGCGGTGTAAAGGATCTTCCGGTTCTTCCTGAATCAGGTCAGATCGTTTACTCACCTCACGACTACGGCCCGTCAGTATACGCTCAGTCATGGTTCGACAAGGACTTTTCAACTGAAACACTTCTCGATGATTACTGGCGTGATACATGGGCATATATCAATTCAGATGAAATCGCACCGCTTCTCATCGGCGAATGGGGCGGACACATGGATGACGGCCCGAACCAGAAGTGGATGGAGCTTCTCCGTGACTATATGATCGACCACCATATCAACCACACATTCTGGTGCCTGAACCCGAACTCAGGCGATACGGGCGGACTTCTCGACACTCAGTTCAACAACTGGGATGAAGCAAAATACGGCCTTTTCGAAAAGTCACTCTGGCAGACATCTTCAAGCGGAAAGTATGTTGGTCTTGACCATCAGGTAGCACTCGGCAAAAACGGTGTTTCACTCAATGATTTCTATTCCTCATATGCAAACAGCGAGGGAAGCAACCTTGACGGCGGAAAGAAATCTGACGGCAAGCCTGTAGATTCAACTCCTGCAAGCCCGAAGCCAACAGAGAGCCCGAAGCCAACAGAAAGCCCGAAGCCGACAGAGAGCCCGAAGCCGACAGAGAGCCCGAAGCCAACGGAGAGTCCGAAGCCAACAGAAAGTCCGAAGCCAACCGAGAGTCCAAAACCAACAGAAACTCCGAATCCTTCAGAAAAGGCTGTATATGGTGACGTAAATGAGGACGGAAAGGTAGACGTTACAGACCTTTCAACACTTGCACTCAGCCTTGTTGACAAGAAGGAACTCAAAGGAAACGCATTCACAAATGCTGATGTAGACGGTGACGGAAAAGTAGGTCTTACTGACCTTGCAACTATCAGACAGTACATTTCAAAGAAGATCGACAAGCTCGGTGTATAA
- a CDS encoding deoxyuridine 5'-triphosphate nucleotidohydrolase, which translates to MKRIAEFQKVSREQFIKDWKDSFDGVSDEQAGAVYDSIKLPKRATSGSAGYDFYTPTDFTLAPNETIKLPTGIRVKIEEGWMLGCYPRSGLGFKYRMQLNNTVGIIDSDYYYSDNEGHIMIKFTNASNTGLTISLKAGDAFAQGIFTEYGITFDDDCTEVRNGGFGSTSK; encoded by the coding sequence ATGAAAAGAATAGCAGAATTTCAGAAAGTAAGCCGTGAACAGTTTATAAAGGACTGGAAAGATTCCTTCGACGGCGTAAGTGACGAGCAGGCCGGAGCTGTTTACGACAGCATTAAGCTTCCGAAAAGAGCAACATCCGGTTCAGCCGGCTACGACTTCTACACACCGACAGACTTTACTCTTGCCCCGAATGAGACAATCAAGCTTCCTACGGGCATCAGAGTAAAGATAGAAGAAGGCTGGATGCTCGGGTGCTATCCGAGAAGCGGACTTGGCTTCAAGTACCGCATGCAGCTCAACAACACAGTCGGCATCATCGACAGTGACTACTACTATTCTGATAACGAAGGCCATATCATGATCAAGTTTACCAATGCATCAAATACAGGCCTCACTATCTCCCTTAAAGCAGGAGACGCCTTTGCACAGGGAATCTTCACTGAGTACGGAATAACTTTTGACGATGACTGCACAGAAGTAAGAAACGGCGGCTTCGGCAGCACAAGTAAATAA
- the ftsH gene encoding ATP-dependent zinc metalloprotease FtsH: MTPRKNKGLLTYICIAAVIIIVLGVLVPKLEPTGQGKKYSEIMHEFDEYRVTEYTLNLKSGELEYYLEGSSDKNTYIVPNVNLFINDTDSEIADYRAGYREKHNGEDVKVDYIRGSDNSWIITVVPTVLLLIMGVALFFFMIRQAGGGGKYANFGKANIRPSNGKKTTFDDVAGADEEKEELKEIVDFLKNTKKYDEIGARVPKGVLLLGPPGTGKTLLARAVAGEANVPFFSISGSDFVEMFVGVGASRVRDLFEQAKKNSPSIVFIDEIDAVGRHRGAGLGGGHDEREQTLNQLLVEMDGFTANDNVIVMAATNRRDILDPALLRPGRFDRQIVVNYPDVKGREDILKVHAKNKPLGPDVDLKVIAKTTQGFTGADLENLLNEAALLAARQNRKAIIESDIEEATMKVIAGPEKKSHIVTDRDKKITAYHEGGHAIAAYYLETQDKVHQITVIQRGMAAGLTVTRPETDDSHMTRTKMRESIVMLLGGRVAEEIVLDDICTGASNDLERATKVARNMVTKYGFSEKLGTVVYGDDNGEVFLGKDYGHTRNYSEEIASEIDAEVRRIIAEAHEQCEAILREHLDELHLVAKYLIENEKIDGDDFEKLIHGELDVKKDEIPSEKEKPTETDININIPEEKKDEPEISVGFSKESDDTEVSVSVDSAKKTDSEDSDNTEE; this comes from the coding sequence TTGACACCTAGAAAGAACAAGGGGCTGCTGACTTATATCTGCATTGCAGCAGTAATAATTATAGTTCTCGGAGTACTCGTACCGAAGCTCGAGCCGACAGGCCAGGGCAAGAAATATTCTGAAATAATGCACGAATTTGATGAGTACAGGGTAACTGAGTATACTCTCAATCTCAAGAGCGGCGAGCTTGAATACTATCTCGAAGGCTCTTCGGATAAAAACACATATATAGTCCCGAACGTAAATCTTTTCATAAACGATACTGATTCTGAAATAGCCGACTACAGAGCCGGTTACAGGGAAAAGCACAACGGTGAGGACGTAAAGGTAGACTACATCAGGGGTTCAGATAATTCCTGGATCATAACAGTCGTTCCGACAGTACTCCTTCTTATAATGGGAGTAGCGCTTTTCTTCTTCATGATCCGTCAGGCCGGCGGCGGCGGAAAATACGCTAACTTCGGCAAGGCAAACATAAGACCTTCAAACGGCAAAAAGACTACATTCGATGATGTTGCCGGTGCCGATGAAGAAAAGGAAGAACTCAAGGAGATCGTTGATTTCCTTAAGAATACCAAGAAATATGACGAGATAGGTGCAAGAGTTCCTAAGGGTGTTCTCCTTCTGGGCCCTCCGGGTACAGGTAAGACTCTTCTTGCCAGAGCCGTTGCAGGCGAAGCAAACGTTCCTTTCTTCTCTATCTCAGGTTCTGACTTCGTTGAAATGTTCGTCGGTGTCGGTGCTTCACGAGTACGTGACCTGTTCGAACAGGCAAAGAAAAACAGCCCGTCCATCGTATTCATCGATGAGATCGATGCTGTAGGACGTCACAGAGGCGCAGGTCTCGGCGGCGGACATGATGAACGTGAACAGACACTTAACCAGCTCCTCGTTGAAATGGACGGCTTTACAGCCAACGACAATGTTATCGTAATGGCTGCGACAAACCGCCGTGACATTCTTGATCCGGCACTTTTAAGACCGGGCCGTTTCGACAGACAGATCGTTGTAAACTATCCTGACGTCAAGGGACGTGAGGATATCCTCAAAGTGCATGCAAAGAACAAGCCTCTCGGTCCTGACGTTGACCTGAAGGTAATTGCCAAAACAACACAGGGCTTTACAGGTGCTGACCTTGAAAACCTTCTTAACGAAGCTGCTCTCCTTGCAGCCCGCCAGAACAGAAAGGCTATCATCGAATCAGACATCGAAGAAGCTACAATGAAGGTGATCGCAGGTCCTGAAAAGAAATCACACATCGTTACAGACCGCGACAAGAAGATCACAGCTTATCACGAAGGCGGACACGCCATCGCAGCTTACTATCTCGAAACACAGGACAAGGTACACCAGATCACAGTTATCCAGCGTGGTATGGCTGCCGGTCTTACAGTTACAAGACCTGAAACAGATGATTCACACATGACAAGAACAAAGATGCGTGAATCCATCGTAATGCTCCTCGGCGGACGTGTTGCAGAAGAGATCGTTCTCGATGACATCTGCACAGGTGCTTCAAACGACCTTGAACGTGCCACAAAGGTAGCAAGAAACATGGTAACAAAGTACGGCTTCTCAGAGAAGCTCGGAACTGTTGTTTACGGCGATGACAACGGTGAAGTATTCCTCGGCAAGGACTACGGCCACACAAGAAACTACAGTGAAGAGATCGCATCAGAGATCGACGCTGAAGTACGCAGGATCATCGCGGAAGCTCACGAACAGTGTGAAGCTATTCTCCGAGAACACCTCGATGAACTCCACCTCGTTGCAAAGTACCTTATCGAAAACGAAAAGATCGACGGCGACGACTTCGAAAAGCTCATTCACGGTGAACTTGATGTTAAAAAGGATGAAATTCCTTCTGAGAAAGAAAAGCCTACTGAAACCGACATAAACATAAATATTCCGGAAGAAAAGAAAGACGAGCCGGAAATTTCAGTCGGATTTTCAAAAGAAAGCGACGATACTGAAGTATCCGTTTCCGTTGATTCAGCAAAGAAAACCGATTCTGAGGATTCAGATAATACAGAAGAATAA